The Caldisericia bacterium genome has a window encoding:
- a CDS encoding stage II sporulation protein M, with protein MEKVLKDIKERRDEILKFLIRFLIAFVLGFFIVFFAKEFLVKQGIISPDTLFKILPKIREYLEPILKFMKKSLVEKIIFIFLNNLRVVAIAGILSFITFGVFSEIVVYVNGIIVGIVVALFSYLPNVSGFKVFVTGILPHGVFEISALILSLSFAHRLSPTRKGVSEFIPYLRSYIIVIPLLLIAAIIEITITPRIMAIPGGIP; from the coding sequence ATGGAAAAGGTATTAAAGGACATAAAAGAGAGAAGAGATGAGATATTAAAGTTTCTTATAAGATTCTTGATAGCTTTTGTTTTGGGCTTTTTTATCGTATTCTTTGCAAAGGAGTTTCTTGTAAAACAGGGAATTATATCGCCAGATACACTCTTTAAGATTCTTCCAAAGATTAGAGAGTATCTTGAGCCAATTCTAAAATTCATGAAGAAATCTCTTGTTGAGAAAATCATTTTTATTTTTCTTAACAATCTGAGAGTTGTGGCGATTGCTGGAATTTTAAGTTTTATAACCTTTGGTGTCTTCTCTGAAATTGTTGTATATGTCAATGGGATTATAGTAGGTATTGTTGTTGCACTTTTCTCATATCTTCCAAATGTTAGTGGATTCAAGGTCTTTGTGACAGGAATTCTTCCACATGGTGTTTTTGAAATATCAGCTCTTATCTTATCCCTTTCCTTCGCACATCGCCTCTCTCCCACAAGGAAGGGTGTTTCTGAGTTTATCCCTTATCTTCGTTCCTATATTATAGTTATCCCCCTTCTTCTTATAGCAGCGATAATAGAGATTACCATAACACCAAGAATTATGGCGATTCCTGGAGGTATTCCCTGA
- a CDS encoding DUF177 domain-containing protein produces the protein MISIRDLKRQTGLKKEVSLKFKFKEIGGVEVLSPVEADLVIENRGVGFKITGTYRVKLKLRCRRCLEFFDYELTGTIDEMYTKKPYHFDEKIKLTKEELSTFYYHGDEINVREMIRQNILVSIPPYPLCKPDCKGLCPVCGKNLNYGECEHVKEKKEEIEENPFYRLYVRLMEEKYGKGIKGHKREKR, from the coding sequence TTGATCAGTATTAGAGACTTAAAGAGACAAACTGGTTTAAAGAAGGAAGTTTCTCTAAAATTTAAATTTAAAGAGATAGGTGGTGTAGAGGTCCTCTCGCCAGTAGAAGCTGATCTTGTGATAGAGAATAGAGGTGTTGGTTTTAAAATAACAGGTACATACAGAGTGAAATTGAAGTTAAGATGCAGGCGATGCCTTGAATTCTTTGATTATGAACTAACAGGAACCATAGACGAGATGTACACAAAAAAACCCTATCATTTTGATGAGAAGATTAAGTTAACCAAGGAGGAGCTATCAACATTTTACTACCATGGAGATGAGATAAATGTAAGAGAGATGATAAGACAGAATATTCTTGTATCCATCCCTCCCTACCCTCTATGTAAGCCTGATTGCAAGGGCTTGTGTCCTGTCTGTGGAAAGAACCTAAACTATGGAGAATGTGAACATGTAAAGGAAAAGAAAGAGGAGATAGAGGAGAATCCTTTTTACAGATTGTATGTTAGACTCATGGAGGAGAAGTATGGAAAAGGTATTAAAGGACATAAAAGAGAGAAGAGATGA
- the coaD gene encoding pantetheine-phosphate adenylyltransferase, whose amino-acid sequence MEKIAVYPGSFDPPTLGHLDVIKRGLKIFDKIIVLIAESESKRYLFTMEERKRMVIEMTKNIPRVEVDSLRGLLVDYLKRKGLRIVLRGLRVTSDFDYEFQMSSANRLLYPEMETVCIMSDVRYTLISSSLVRDIIANNGNIEKFVTPEVKKMIEEIKNECNSST is encoded by the coding sequence ATGGAAAAAATTGCAGTTTATCCTGGAAGTTTTGATCCCCCAACTCTTGGTCATCTTGATGTTATAAAAAGAGGTCTAAAGATTTTTGATAAAATAATTGTTCTTATTGCAGAGAGTGAGAGTAAAAGGTATCTGTTTACCATGGAGGAGAGAAAGAGAATGGTTATAGAGATGACAAAGAATATTCCTCGTGTGGAGGTTGATTCTCTAAGAGGACTTCTTGTTGATTATTTAAAAAGGAAGGGGCTCAGGATTGTCTTGAGAGGTTTGAGAGTTACATCAGACTTTGATTATGAATTTCAGATGTCTTCTGCAAATAGACTCTTGTATCCAGAAATGGAAACGGTATGCATAATGAGTGATGTAAGATATACACTTATATCCTCAAGTCTTGTGAGGGATATAATTGCCAACAATGGAAATATTGAGAAGTTTGTAACTCCAGAGGTTAAAAAAATGATAGAGGAGATAAAGAATGAATGTAATAGCTCTACTTAA
- a CDS encoding RsmD family RNA methyltransferase: LSIVKVDKEKFKVFKMDVFKFLKLNLNPKPDFIFLDPPYGRNLGKKALEILSNSNIIKDETIIIYEHSKREEIEYCFLRYKTLRIGETFIDFLRRG; the protein is encoded by the coding sequence TCTCTCCATTGTAAAGGTTGATAAAGAGAAATTCAAAGTATTTAAGATGGATGTGTTTAAATTTCTAAAACTTAACTTAAATCCAAAACCAGATTTTATTTTCCTTGATCCCCCATATGGAAGGAATCTTGGAAAGAAAGCACTTGAAATTCTTTCAAATAGTAATATCATTAAAGATGAAACAATTATTATTTATGAGCACTCTAAGAGAGAAGAAATTGAATACTGTTTTTTAAGATATAAGACATTGAGGATTGGTGAAACTTTTATTGATTTTTTAAGGAGAGGTTGA
- a CDS encoding endonuclease has translation MLESVFSVLYRHFGHLDWWVDVDPFEICVGVILTQGTNWRNVEKSILNLKKRGFLNPQKIASLDEETLFSLIKPSGFFKVKAKRLKNFVQFLMSEYGGDIGKMALEETHTLRKKLLGIKGIGKESADSILLYGFNKPSMVVDEYTRRTLARIGLIKGDEGYDEIKEFLEKNLGKSVQMYRVFHALIVELAKMYCKKKDPLCISCPLSKGYCKFYANLLQRNLQSF, from the coding sequence ATACTTGAGTCTGTATTTTCTGTTCTCTACAGACATTTTGGACACCTTGATTGGTGGGTAGATGTAGATCCATTTGAGATTTGTGTTGGTGTAATTCTAACCCAGGGAACAAACTGGAGGAATGTGGAGAAATCCATCTTAAATTTAAAGAAGAGAGGTTTTTTAAATCCACAGAAAATTGCTTCCCTTGATGAAGAGACTCTTTTCAGCCTCATCAAGCCATCTGGTTTCTTTAAGGTTAAAGCCAAGAGGTTAAAGAATTTTGTGCAATTTCTAATGTCAGAGTATGGTGGTGACATAGGGAAGATGGCTCTGGAGGAGACTCATACTTTAAGGAAAAAACTATTAGGCATTAAAGGAATTGGTAAGGAGAGTGCTGATTCCATCCTCCTCTATGGATTTAATAAACCAAGTATGGTGGTTGATGAGTACACAAGAAGAACACTTGCAAGGATTGGTTTAATAAAGGGAGATGAAGGATACGATGAGATAAAAGAATTTCTTGAGAAGAATCTTGGAAAAAGTGTTCAAATGTATAGGGTCTTTCATGCCCTTATAGTTGAATTGGCAAAGATGTATTGTAAGAAGAAAGATCCTTTATGTATATCATGCCCCCTAAGCAAGGGATACTGCAAGTTCTATGCTAATCTTCTTCAAAGGAATCTTCAATCTTTTTAA